A genomic segment from Nitrosopumilus sp. K4 encodes:
- a CDS encoding 6-bladed beta-propeller, protein MPQNVFALELDAVAEKEVFGPNDWLKVFVKLDKYSGGKINWNVTKPDGAMLNGFFENIQASKVTHTISRNAFDNQFGTWTFDYSYKNATKQVNVEVDPLTVTVTADKTTYLPGDVATIRFSTNYYNPNAANAQFLSMHIVDENGRPAKLIDDIELKVSQPVILQQFSVADLVKYNPFGKYRAVVNYYNLQADVPFEVTDYSSKTSIFLGTDKSLYDPGNSVELNIVIPKLTDSSGTLSVTFPSGKIMTKVIPIDSSLTRFFLDGVTNSEIGTFKYEFEYAGSYFSGTFDVLSESLDEPVSKELEIELLLDKSQYRPGETIQAKVSTSKLVEKQITYWFEDSLGNKSGQFSFSNPSVGTFTISHILSINSQEGPWKMYVKYGDVQTFAVFFISGTPVSPSEKISPEHQLGPELLLTIDSRITDFSKVIDLSISHGDELFVLDSGNSKIKSFDNVGNLKKIWGSVGTGDGQLRNPSAIFAEDSFIHVADTGNSRIVTFDHDGNFIRNWGNSGIAHQSLKNPSDITLDSSGNFFVSDNNQNKILEFNSNGTYVKTIESILTASAKFSSIQSISSDGSNDLYLLSSDDSRILQYKNTGVFIKSFASEGQNDKQLQNPSSLTLDKNDYLYVSDTGNYRIIVFDANGNFIAKWGSFGNGPGQFARIAGLDVDSKGNVWVVDSQINRIQKFASIFGKSSIEIPDWIRNNAKWWNENKISDEEFASGIEFMIREKIIVIPELEHAPTLQETKIPKWIKNSANWWADGLVSDQEFANSIEYLVNSGIIRV, encoded by the coding sequence ATGCCTCAAAACGTATTTGCTTTAGAACTAGATGCAGTTGCGGAAAAAGAAGTGTTTGGGCCAAATGACTGGCTCAAAGTTTTTGTTAAACTTGACAAGTATTCTGGCGGTAAGATTAATTGGAATGTCACAAAACCTGACGGTGCCATGTTAAATGGCTTTTTTGAAAACATTCAGGCCTCCAAAGTAACACACACTATAAGCAGAAATGCATTTGACAACCAGTTTGGAACCTGGACCTTTGACTATTCTTACAAAAATGCTACAAAACAAGTCAATGTTGAAGTTGACCCCTTGACTGTTACAGTGACTGCTGATAAAACAACTTATTTGCCTGGTGATGTTGCAACCATTCGATTCTCTACAAATTATTATAATCCAAATGCAGCAAATGCACAATTTCTTTCCATGCATATTGTCGATGAGAATGGAAGGCCTGCTAAACTGATTGATGATATCGAACTCAAGGTCTCTCAACCAGTTATACTTCAACAATTTTCTGTTGCTGACTTGGTTAAATACAATCCATTTGGAAAGTATCGTGCTGTTGTAAACTACTATAATCTTCAAGCTGATGTTCCATTTGAAGTAACAGATTACAGTTCTAAAACTTCGATATTTTTAGGAACAGACAAGTCGCTTTATGATCCTGGAAACTCAGTTGAACTCAACATTGTAATTCCAAAATTGACTGATAGTTCTGGAACCCTTTCTGTTACCTTCCCCTCTGGAAAAATAATGACCAAAGTAATCCCGATTGATTCTTCTTTGACTAGATTCTTTCTAGATGGCGTCACTAATTCTGAGATCGGTACATTCAAGTATGAATTTGAATATGCGGGAAGTTATTTTTCTGGAACCTTTGATGTTTTGTCCGAATCCCTTGATGAGCCTGTTTCAAAAGAACTTGAAATTGAATTGCTCTTAGACAAATCCCAGTATAGGCCCGGGGAAACAATCCAAGCCAAAGTATCCACAAGTAAATTAGTTGAAAAACAGATTACGTATTGGTTTGAGGATTCTTTGGGAAATAAAAGTGGCCAGTTTTCCTTTTCTAACCCTTCCGTAGGCACATTTACAATCTCCCATATCTTGTCAATTAATTCTCAGGAAGGGCCTTGGAAAATGTATGTAAAATATGGCGATGTCCAAACATTTGCAGTTTTCTTTATCTCTGGCACACCTGTATCTCCCTCTGAAAAAATTTCACCAGAACATCAACTTGGACCTGAGTTATTACTGACTATTGATAGTCGCATAACTGATTTTTCAAAAGTAATTGATTTGTCTATCTCTCACGGTGATGAATTATTTGTATTAGATTCTGGTAATTCTAAAATCAAATCATTTGACAATGTTGGAAATCTAAAAAAAATCTGGGGTAGTGTAGGGACTGGCGATGGACAATTACGTAACCCTTCTGCTATTTTTGCCGAAGATAGTTTTATTCATGTAGCTGATACGGGTAATTCTAGAATTGTAACCTTTGACCATGATGGGAATTTTATCCGAAACTGGGGGAATTCTGGAATTGCACACCAATCCTTAAAAAATCCAAGTGACATAACCCTTGATTCCTCGGGAAACTTTTTTGTTTCTGATAATAATCAAAATAAAATTTTAGAATTTAATTCAAATGGTACCTATGTGAAAACCATTGAATCTATTCTGACTGCATCCGCAAAATTCTCCTCAATCCAATCAATATCTTCTGATGGAAGCAATGATCTGTATTTACTGTCCTCAGATGATAGCAGAATTTTACAATACAAAAATACAGGCGTTTTCATTAAATCCTTTGCAAGTGAAGGACAAAATGACAAACAACTACAGAATCCTTCGTCGTTAACACTTGACAAAAACGACTACCTCTATGTGTCTGATACGGGAAACTACAGAATAATCGTATTTGATGCAAATGGTAATTTTATTGCAAAATGGGGTAGTTTTGGAAATGGCCCTGGTCAATTTGCCCGTATTGCAGGACTAGATGTTGATTCTAAAGGAAATGTGTGGGTGGTTGACTCTCAGATTAACAGGATTCAAAAATTTGCCTCGATTTTTGGTAAAAGCTCAATTGAAATTCCTGATTGGATACGCAATAACGCAAAATGGTGGAATGAAAACAAGATATCTGATGAAGAATTTGCATCCGGAATCGAATTTATGATTCGAGAAAAGATAATTGTGATTCCTGAATTAGAACATGCTCCTACTTTACAAGAAACAAAAATTCCAAAATGGATAAAAAATTCTGCAAATTGGTGGGCTGATGGATTAGTATCCGATCAAGAATTTGCAAACTCCATTGAATATCTAGTAAATTCTGGAATTATTCGAGTATGA
- a CDS encoding DUF6659 family protein, with protein sequence MAGKTKVDLLKLVQQMINLDPKMRFAAIIDPKGNIREAIMKAGKTNLKSQKEEEHFCKQVAQRRAMRKEFDKSLGKVRYVHVEREKVSQMVIYTKRNIVYFTMEPEMPIDNKLRIITRIKKITSEI encoded by the coding sequence ATGGCAGGAAAAACCAAAGTCGACCTATTGAAATTGGTTCAACAGATGATTAATTTGGATCCAAAGATGAGATTTGCTGCAATAATTGATCCTAAAGGAAATATCCGTGAAGCCATAATGAAAGCCGGAAAAACCAATCTAAAATCTCAAAAAGAAGAAGAACACTTCTGCAAACAAGTAGCACAACGACGTGCAATGAGAAAAGAATTTGACAAATCTCTTGGAAAAGTTCGTTATGTTCATGTTGAAAGAGAAAAAGTATCTCAAATGGTCATATATACAAAAAGAAACATTGTATATTTTACAATGGAGCCTGAAATGCCAATTGATAATAAACTTCGAATAATTACTCGAATTAAGAAAATCACATCTGAAATTTAA
- a CDS encoding potassium transporter TrkG, with translation MSTNPERSVSYVLTKSVTTYMDSDPLVLDQNTLTREAARMLQHYQTDDIIVTDNEKNPVGIVTDEDILSKVSDVTVYAEATTLKDIMSTPLITIGEKATLQEALHKMRDNSIRKLPVLSKKNEVIGMIFQGAIADAIRDATATPSRLLSPPVKAVLGNLGFVLQFAGVLLLVPAILSTILEETVVATGIYLTTVLLLVTGFFLNSYGEKASLNLQQASILVFSSLFLLSLFGTVPYLYVLPADSTTPEAFANAFFSSAAGFTTGGISLFDTPEDLPQSFTFFRSFTQLVGGMSFIYLVITAFYPESKLQSMRGFISGRTLHMRELFGTITIIFSVYIVIVAFLLFFFGERNLIDNFALAMSTLATGGFLPTSTILEDLIWQEQVILMAGMILGALPFTFHYAFVRKKFLAPKLGKEVLTYFAILTSATLLFMWLSGLDPLQSSFYSISASTTAGLQEESLGGLNSAAHTILIILMFIGGCGFSTAGGIKIFRLMQLRDIRNFINKVKRAKLQPHTRKEITSTLIVVMLFPIIASITAVHLSILEDVSYENAFFESVGVITTGGLSAGVIDIDTDPATKVVLSFLMIFGRLEIIAILYIFIPKLS, from the coding sequence CTGGTACTAGATCAAAATACACTGACAAGAGAAGCTGCAAGAATGCTTCAACATTACCAGACAGACGACATCATTGTAACAGACAATGAAAAGAACCCAGTTGGAATTGTGACAGATGAGGACATCCTCAGCAAAGTCAGTGATGTTACAGTGTATGCGGAGGCAACCACTCTAAAAGACATTATGAGTACTCCTTTAATCACAATTGGTGAAAAGGCAACTTTGCAAGAAGCTCTTCACAAAATGAGAGACAACAGCATTAGAAAGTTACCAGTCCTTTCCAAAAAAAACGAAGTTATTGGGATGATTTTTCAAGGTGCAATTGCAGATGCCATCAGGGATGCCACAGCTACTCCGTCAAGACTTCTCAGTCCGCCTGTAAAAGCTGTTTTGGGAAATCTAGGGTTCGTATTGCAATTTGCAGGGGTTCTTTTACTTGTGCCAGCAATACTGTCAACAATATTAGAAGAAACAGTTGTTGCAACAGGGATTTACCTTACTACCGTTTTATTATTGGTCACAGGATTTTTTCTAAATTCTTATGGTGAAAAAGCTAGTCTGAATTTACAACAAGCATCGATTCTAGTATTTTCGAGTCTGTTTTTGCTTTCATTGTTTGGAACAGTTCCATATCTTTACGTATTGCCAGCAGATTCTACTACTCCTGAGGCGTTTGCAAATGCATTTTTTTCAAGTGCTGCAGGCTTTACAACAGGAGGGATTTCATTGTTTGATACGCCAGAAGACCTACCTCAAAGTTTCACATTCTTTCGAAGTTTCACACAACTGGTAGGAGGAATGAGTTTCATCTATTTGGTAATTACAGCATTCTATCCAGAGTCAAAACTTCAATCAATGCGTGGATTTATCTCTGGAAGGACGCTTCACATGAGAGAGTTATTTGGAACAATCACGATTATCTTTTCAGTCTACATTGTGATTGTGGCATTTTTGCTGTTTTTCTTCGGGGAAAGAAATCTAATAGATAATTTTGCATTGGCCATGAGCACTTTAGCGACAGGAGGGTTTCTTCCTACTTCAACAATCCTAGAGGATTTGATATGGCAAGAACAAGTCATCCTAATGGCCGGAATGATTTTGGGTGCATTGCCATTTACTTTCCACTATGCATTTGTCAGAAAGAAATTCCTTGCCCCAAAATTAGGAAAAGAAGTTCTAACATACTTTGCAATTTTGACTAGTGCAACGTTACTGTTCATGTGGCTTAGTGGATTAGATCCTTTACAAAGTTCATTTTATTCGATTTCAGCTAGTACAACTGCAGGACTACAAGAAGAGAGTTTAGGAGGATTGAATTCAGCAGCTCACACAATATTGATTATTTTGATGTTTATTGGAGGATGTGGATTTTCAACTGCGGGAGGAATCAAGATCTTTAGATTAATGCAACTACGTGACATCAGAAATTTCATCAACAAAGTAAAAAGGGCAAAGTTGCAACCACATACAAGAAAAGAGATCACATCAACATTAATCGTGGTAATGTTATTTCCAATCATCGCATCAATAACTGCAGTCCACCTATCAATCTTAGAAGATGTATCTTATGAAAACGCATTTTTTGAATCAGTTGGGGTGATTACAACAGGAGGACTATCTGCAGGTGTGATTGACATCGATACTGATCCAGCAACAAAAGTAGTCCTTAGTTTTCTAATGATATTTGGAAGACTGGAGATCATTGCAATTTTGTACATTTTCATTCCTAAATTGAGTTGA